In one Aeromicrobium wangtongii genomic region, the following are encoded:
- a CDS encoding peptidoglycan-binding domain-containing protein, translating into MRKVWIVAVALALALALGLTAAPAGAAAGKPPIPLPSAPTGLASPVALPQVVDPVPAYQPQVSCHPGDMIGPIMLRDLVLATYGIGGRGNISRGCTEGVSEHSEGRAWDWAVNVKNPAEQAAAADFIAWLTRDDGLNARRLGVMYVIYNKKIWGAYNTRAGWRTSYAHTDHVHISFSWNGARGNTSFWTGTAGTTDHGPCARFKGSYAAPTSAPRAARCGAPTTALVKTSRPNRQYGSTGGTVARLQTLLGVPVTRRFDTATQAAVRSYQRAHDLPVTGAADQPTWASLDRSSIKKRTVRGFTAWKAANHGRKHYSRNTLSQGRAAKAVVILQTALGMRVADRNGYFGPLTQAAVMKVQAKAGLVPDGVVRAEEWQAIR; encoded by the coding sequence ATGCGCAAGGTCTGGATCGTTGCCGTCGCGCTCGCGCTCGCGCTTGCGCTGGGCCTGACCGCGGCGCCCGCTGGCGCCGCGGCCGGCAAGCCCCCGATTCCGCTGCCGTCCGCTCCCACGGGGTTGGCGTCACCGGTCGCCCTGCCGCAGGTGGTCGACCCCGTCCCGGCCTACCAGCCGCAGGTCTCGTGCCATCCCGGCGACATGATCGGGCCGATCATGCTGCGGGACCTCGTCCTGGCCACCTATGGCATCGGCGGACGTGGCAACATCTCGCGGGGCTGCACGGAGGGGGTCTCCGAGCACAGTGAGGGGCGCGCCTGGGACTGGGCGGTCAACGTCAAGAACCCGGCCGAGCAGGCCGCTGCCGCCGACTTCATCGCCTGGCTGACTCGCGACGACGGGCTCAACGCGCGCCGCCTCGGGGTCATGTACGTCATCTACAACAAGAAGATCTGGGGCGCCTACAACACCCGGGCGGGGTGGCGCACGAGCTACGCGCACACCGATCACGTGCACATCTCGTTCAGCTGGAACGGGGCCCGCGGCAACACCTCGTTCTGGACCGGGACGGCCGGGACGACCGACCACGGGCCGTGCGCGCGCTTCAAGGGCTCGTACGCCGCACCGACCTCGGCGCCGCGTGCGGCACGGTGCGGCGCGCCGACCACAGCACTGGTCAAGACCTCGCGCCCCAATCGCCAGTACGGCAGCACCGGGGGGACGGTCGCGCGGCTGCAGACCCTGCTCGGCGTCCCGGTGACGCGCCGCTTCGACACCGCGACCCAGGCTGCGGTGCGCTCCTACCAGCGCGCCCACGACCTGCCGGTCACCGGCGCCGCTGACCAGCCGACCTGGGCGTCACTGGACCGCTCCAGCATCAAGAAGCGCACCGTCAGGGGATTCACGGCCTGGAAGGCGGCGAACCACGGTCGCAAGCACTACTCGCGCAACACGCTCTCGCAGGGGCGTGCGGCCAAGGCCGTGGTGATCCTCCAGACGGCGCTCGGGATGCGCGTGGCGGACCGCAATGGCTACTTCGGTCCGCTGACCCAGGCAGCGGTCATGAAGGTGCAGGCGAAGGCCGGGCTCGTCCCCGACGGCGTCGTCCGCGCCGAGGAGTGGCAGGCGATCCGGTGA
- a CDS encoding Na+/H+ antiporter subunit A: protein MIALLTLHFLAGAGAPVLVRMIGRRAFLMLALVPAGSFAWLLPHVLRITDGGAPLEQRLTWIPTIGLHIDLVLTPLSGILALIVTGVGALVLVYCTWYFRPSDQEMWRFSGVLTAFAGAMLGLVLSDNVYVLYIFWELTTVLSYLLIGHNPERRANRRAAMNALLVTTFGGLAMLLGLVMLSAEAGSSRLQGILAAGPTGTVVTVAVMLVLVGAISKSALVPFHFWLPGAMAAPTPVSAYLHAAAMVKAGIFLIALLAPTFADVPGWRPLLIVLGITTMILGGLRALRQYDVKLLLAYGTVSQLGFLTAMVGTGTRSAAFAGLALVCAHALFKSTLFLVVGIVDRSVGTRDLRELSGMRQARPVLFVVSVIAAGSMAGLPPLFGFTAKESAFAAFEDLGHDLGWGGWSVLALAGIVVGSILTVAYSARFVWGIFAIKPGTAICMPKQFSPWFQAAPVVLAAATLVAGFAGHWITPRLESYADDFLPGSHAPVLTLWHGFSLALWLSVLCIVAGLALFWWRKPVAATQRAVADRFRFPDAERAYYGIMRGIDRLSVEVTGVTQRGSLPIYLGVILVVLVVVPGIALLRAWDDIQVRGADSRVQLAAAVLMAVAAILTVRSRRRLRAVLLVGLTGYGTALLFVAHGAPDLALTQILVETFLLVTFVLVMRRLPPFFSDRPFTLSRWVRVAIGIATGAAVSGFALVATNARTARPVSDGFAEPAVEYGGGDNIVNVTLVDIRAWDTLGELSVLVVAATGVASLIFLITDRSTRPRRRVTPVPVAGAVPATEARGRWLRSGRAIADARRSVVFEVVTRLIFHAVIVFSIYLMLVGHNAPGGGFAGGLVAGLALMIRYLAGGRTELDEAAPIDAGIVLGIGLAVATLSGLLPTLLGGGVLQSAIVDLHIPLLGTLHLVTSVFFDIGVYLVVVGLALDVLRSLGSGIDTHVDAEDSSSSEGARA from the coding sequence ATGATCGCCCTACTGACGCTCCACTTCCTTGCAGGAGCGGGGGCTCCTGTCCTCGTCAGGATGATCGGCCGCCGAGCCTTCCTGATGCTCGCCCTCGTGCCAGCCGGCTCGTTCGCCTGGCTGCTGCCCCACGTGCTGCGGATCACGGACGGCGGCGCACCGCTGGAGCAGCGCCTGACCTGGATCCCCACGATCGGCCTGCACATCGATCTGGTGCTCACGCCACTGAGCGGCATCCTCGCCCTGATCGTGACCGGCGTGGGCGCCCTCGTGCTGGTGTACTGCACCTGGTACTTCCGGCCCTCCGATCAGGAGATGTGGCGGTTCTCCGGTGTGCTGACGGCGTTCGCCGGAGCCATGCTCGGACTCGTCCTGTCGGACAACGTCTACGTGCTCTACATCTTCTGGGAGCTCACGACCGTCCTGTCGTACCTGCTGATCGGGCACAACCCCGAGCGCCGGGCCAACCGACGCGCCGCGATGAACGCCCTGCTGGTCACGACCTTCGGCGGTCTGGCCATGCTGCTCGGCCTCGTGATGCTGTCGGCCGAGGCCGGGTCGTCCCGCCTGCAGGGCATCCTCGCGGCCGGACCGACCGGCACCGTCGTCACGGTCGCGGTCATGCTGGTCCTCGTCGGTGCGATCTCGAAGTCCGCCCTGGTGCCGTTCCACTTCTGGCTGCCCGGCGCGATGGCCGCACCGACGCCCGTCAGCGCCTATCTGCACGCCGCGGCCATGGTCAAGGCCGGCATCTTCTTGATCGCGCTGCTCGCACCGACCTTCGCCGACGTGCCCGGGTGGCGTCCGCTGCTGATCGTCCTGGGCATCACGACCATGATCCTGGGCGGCCTGCGGGCGCTGCGGCAGTACGACGTCAAGCTGCTGCTCGCCTACGGAACGGTCAGCCAGCTCGGCTTCCTGACCGCCATGGTCGGCACCGGGACGCGCTCGGCCGCCTTCGCCGGCCTCGCCCTGGTCTGCGCCCACGCACTGTTCAAGTCCACGCTGTTCCTCGTGGTGGGCATCGTCGATCGGTCCGTCGGCACCCGCGACCTGCGCGAGCTGTCCGGCATGCGCCAGGCGCGACCGGTCCTGTTCGTCGTCTCGGTCATCGCGGCCGGCTCGATGGCCGGACTGCCCCCGTTGTTCGGGTTCACCGCCAAGGAAAGCGCCTTCGCCGCCTTCGAGGACCTCGGGCACGACCTGGGCTGGGGCGGCTGGTCGGTGCTGGCGCTGGCCGGGATCGTCGTCGGCAGCATCCTGACCGTGGCCTACTCGGCCCGCTTCGTGTGGGGCATCTTCGCCATCAAGCCCGGAACCGCGATCTGCATGCCCAAGCAGTTCTCGCCCTGGTTCCAGGCCGCCCCGGTCGTCCTGGCCGCCGCCACGCTCGTGGCGGGCTTCGCCGGGCACTGGATCACCCCACGCCTCGAGTCGTACGCCGATGACTTCTTGCCCGGTTCGCACGCCCCGGTGCTGACGTTGTGGCACGGGTTCTCCCTGGCCCTGTGGCTCTCGGTGCTGTGCATCGTGGCCGGTCTGGCGCTGTTCTGGTGGCGCAAGCCCGTCGCAGCGACCCAGCGGGCGGTCGCCGATCGGTTCCGGTTCCCCGACGCCGAGCGCGCCTACTACGGCATCATGCGCGGCATCGACCGGCTCTCCGTCGAGGTCACCGGCGTGACCCAGCGCGGATCGCTGCCGATCTACCTCGGCGTGATCCTCGTCGTCCTGGTGGTCGTGCCGGGCATCGCGCTGCTGAGGGCCTGGGACGACATCCAGGTGCGCGGGGCGGACAGTCGCGTCCAGCTGGCGGCCGCTGTGCTGATGGCGGTCGCTGCGATCCTCACGGTGCGCTCCCGCCGGCGGCTGCGCGCGGTCCTGCTCGTCGGGCTGACCGGCTACGGCACCGCGCTGTTGTTCGTCGCGCACGGCGCGCCCGACCTGGCGCTGACCCAGATCCTGGTCGAGACCTTCCTGCTGGTGACCTTCGTGCTGGTCATGCGCCGGCTGCCGCCGTTCTTCTCCGACCGCCCGTTCACGCTCAGCCGGTGGGTGCGGGTGGCGATCGGCATCGCCACGGGTGCGGCGGTCTCCGGATTCGCGCTCGTCGCGACCAACGCGCGCACGGCGAGACCGGTCTCCGACGGATTCGCCGAGCCCGCGGTCGAGTACGGCGGCGGCGACAACATCGTCAACGTCACGCTCGTGGACATCCGCGCCTGGGACACGCTCGGTGAGCTCTCGGTCCTGGTCGTCGCGGCCACCGGTGTCGCCAGCCTGATCTTCCTCATCACCGATCGCTCCACCCGCCCGCGCCGCCGGGTCACCCCCGTGCCGGTCGCGGGCGCCGTGCCGGCGACCGAGGCGCGGGGCCGCTGGCTGCGCTCGGGCCGCGCGATCGCCGACGCTCGCCGCTCGGTCGTCTTCGAGGTCGTGACACGACTGATCTTCCACGCCGTCATCGTGTTCTCGATCTACCTGATGCTGGTGGGCCACAACGCCCCCGGCGGAGGATTCGCCGGCGGACTGGTGGCGGGCCTGGCCCTGATGATCCGGTACCTCGCCGGTGGACGGACCGAGCTCGACGAGGCGGCCCCCATCGACGCCGGCATCGTGCTGGGCATCGGTCTGGCCGTCGCGACGCTGTCCGGCCTGCTGCCGACGCTGCTGGGCGGCGGCGTGCTGCAGAGCGCGATCGTCGACCTGCACATCCCGCTGCTGGGCACCCTGCACCTGGTGACCTCGGTGTTCTTCGACATCGGCGTCTACCTGGTCGTCGTCGGGCTGGCCCTGGATGTGCTGCGCAGCCTGGGCAGCGGCATCGACACCCATGTCGACGCCGAGGACTCCAGCAGCTCCGAGGGAGCCCGCGCATGA
- a CDS encoding amino acid permease, whose amino-acid sequence MADHLNDDEQLLAKLGYKQELNRNWSSFSNFAISFSIISILAGCFTTFGQAWNNGGPVAISWGWPIISLFILIIGFTMSELVSAYPTSGGIYWWAAKMGGPAAGFFTGWLNLIGLLAVTASVAYGCATFLDLTLSTISDGWAENYSLTRVYLIFVILLILAAGLNIFSGHLLAVLNNISVWWHVAGVAIVIAILALVPDKHQSIGFVFTERINNSGYDGGSIEHMSYWFLVLPLGFLLTQYTITGFDASAHLSEETSGAAEGAAKGIWRSIAYSALGGWVLLLAFLFAVQDKDGVTEGGGAVDVIFSQALPEGWHFIVLAISTAGQFFCTVACLTSASRMTFAFSRDGAIPGSSLWSKVNPQTKVPANAVMFVAVIGAIITLPALKGIGGIPIAFFAVTSVAVIGLYLAFLIPIYLRWRMGDEFEPGSWTNGPKYKWMNLVAVVEIAIICVYFVLPFVPAGIPFNDDFSWESVNYAPILTGGTLIALAIWWQVSAKNWFTGPKQTIDTAVTDAFRD is encoded by the coding sequence ATGGCGGATCACCTCAACGACGACGAGCAGCTGCTCGCCAAGCTCGGCTACAAGCAGGAGCTCAACCGCAACTGGTCGAGCTTCTCGAACTTCGCCATCTCGTTCTCGATCATCTCGATCCTCGCCGGGTGCTTCACGACCTTCGGCCAGGCGTGGAACAACGGTGGACCGGTTGCCATCTCGTGGGGCTGGCCGATCATCTCGTTGTTCATCCTGATCATCGGGTTCACGATGTCGGAGCTGGTCTCGGCGTACCCGACCTCGGGCGGGATCTACTGGTGGGCCGCGAAGATGGGCGGACCGGCCGCAGGGTTCTTCACCGGCTGGCTCAACCTGATCGGCTTGCTGGCCGTCACCGCCTCGGTCGCGTACGGGTGCGCCACGTTCCTGGACCTGACCCTCAGCACGATCAGTGACGGCTGGGCCGAGAACTACTCGCTCACGCGGGTCTACCTGATCTTCGTGATCCTGCTGATCCTGGCCGCCGGGCTCAACATCTTCAGCGGGCACCTGCTGGCCGTGCTGAACAACATCTCGGTCTGGTGGCACGTCGCCGGCGTCGCGATCGTTATCGCGATCCTGGCGCTCGTCCCCGACAAGCACCAGAGCATCGGCTTCGTGTTCACCGAGCGCATCAACAACTCCGGCTACGACGGCGGCAGCATCGAGCACATGAGCTACTGGTTCCTGGTGCTCCCGCTCGGCTTCTTGCTGACGCAGTACACGATCACCGGCTTCGACGCCTCGGCCCACCTCTCCGAGGAGACCTCCGGCGCCGCAGAAGGTGCCGCGAAGGGCATCTGGCGCTCGATCGCCTACTCGGCGCTGGGCGGTTGGGTCCTGCTGCTGGCGTTCCTGTTCGCGGTGCAGGACAAGGATGGCGTCACCGAGGGCGGCGGCGCGGTCGACGTCATCTTCTCGCAGGCGCTGCCGGAGGGCTGGCACTTCATCGTGCTGGCCATCTCGACGGCCGGCCAGTTCTTCTGCACCGTGGCATGCCTGACCAGCGCGTCGCGCATGACCTTCGCCTTCAGCCGCGACGGCGCGATCCCGGGTTCGTCGCTGTGGTCGAAGGTCAACCCACAGACGAAGGTGCCCGCCAACGCGGTCATGTTCGTGGCCGTCATCGGGGCGATCATCACGCTCCCGGCGCTCAAGGGCATCGGCGGCATCCCGATCGCGTTCTTCGCCGTCACCTCGGTCGCCGTCATCGGGCTGTACCTGGCCTTCCTGATCCCGATCTACCTGCGCTGGCGGATGGGCGACGAGTTCGAGCCCGGCTCGTGGACCAATGGTCCCAAGTACAAGTGGATGAACCTGGTCGCGGTGGTCGAGATCGCGATCATCTGCGTGTACTTCGTCCTGCCGTTCGTCCCGGCCGGCATCCCGTTCAACGACGACTTCAGCTGGGAGAGCGTCAACTACGCGCCGATCCTGACCGGCGGCACGCTGATCGCGCTGGCGATCTGGTGGCAGGTGTCGGCCAAGAACTGGTTCACCGGGCCGAAGCAGACGATCGACACGGCCGTGACAGATGCCTTCCGGGACTAG
- a CDS encoding HNH endonuclease, which produces MDPAPTIDAMRTAARSLRVGDARERAVAIQKAQDALDAAKAIALAELEASRDFEIDGASTLNAWVRTQLRMNAGQATALVRSVGALRDLSLVAEAAVTGQISAAHVRVFVYGLAHVGLELMRQHEELFVQVAREHEPGELFEAVKHLKDRAHPDDLDDAWEKGMDKQDFQVNALPNGWHVTGFLNTITGAKLKKVLDSVSAPDGPEDTRSGSERRVQGLDDLLSSILGSGHLPSDKGLKPHVSVFADADTVAAAAERVRQQTEEPYLRPDPMPPTEPATLAGHGAIGPNLLMYFMCISEVTAFLMKTDGGTRQAQVLNAGTAKYQPNLKQRRSVIARQGGVCATPGCNHTHLEIHHVVWWSLGGRTDVDQLIGLCVRCHHLLHRGRLHIEGNAVDGFAFTNRAGRPLRRRRRTGYRQAA; this is translated from the coding sequence ATGGATCCGGCCCCCACCATTGACGCGATGCGGACCGCCGCGCGGTCGTTGCGGGTCGGGGACGCGCGCGAGCGTGCGGTGGCGATCCAGAAGGCGCAGGACGCCCTGGACGCCGCGAAGGCGATCGCGCTGGCCGAGCTGGAGGCGTCCAGGGACTTCGAGATCGATGGAGCGTCGACGCTGAACGCCTGGGTGCGGACCCAGTTGCGGATGAACGCCGGTCAGGCGACCGCGTTGGTGCGCAGCGTTGGCGCCCTGCGCGACCTGTCGCTGGTGGCCGAGGCCGCCGTGACCGGGCAGATCAGCGCCGCGCATGTGCGGGTGTTCGTCTACGGACTCGCCCACGTCGGGCTCGAGCTGATGCGTCAGCACGAAGAACTGTTCGTCCAGGTCGCCCGTGAGCATGAGCCGGGTGAGCTGTTCGAGGCGGTCAAGCACTTGAAGGACCGCGCCCACCCCGACGACCTGGACGACGCCTGGGAGAAGGGCATGGACAAGCAGGACTTCCAGGTCAACGCACTCCCCAACGGCTGGCACGTGACCGGGTTCCTGAACACGATTACCGGGGCGAAGCTGAAGAAGGTCCTCGACTCCGTATCGGCGCCTGATGGCCCCGAGGACACCCGGTCCGGGTCCGAGCGGCGGGTCCAAGGACTGGACGATCTGCTCTCGAGCATCCTCGGCAGCGGGCATCTGCCCTCGGACAAGGGGTTGAAGCCGCACGTTTCGGTGTTCGCTGACGCCGACACCGTTGCTGCCGCTGCTGAGCGGGTGCGTCAGCAGACCGAGGAGCCGTACCTGCGTCCCGACCCGATGCCGCCGACCGAGCCCGCGACGTTGGCCGGGCACGGCGCGATCGGACCCAACCTGCTGATGTACTTCATGTGCATCAGCGAGGTCACCGCTTTTCTGATGAAGACGGACGGCGGAACCAGGCAGGCGCAGGTCCTGAACGCCGGCACCGCGAAGTACCAGCCGAACCTCAAGCAGCGCCGTTCAGTGATCGCCCGACAGGGCGGGGTGTGCGCGACTCCTGGCTGCAACCACACCCACCTCGAGATTCACCACGTCGTGTGGTGGTCGCTGGGTGGTCGCACCGACGTCGACCAGTTGATCGGGCTCTGCGTCAGGTGCCATCACCTGTTGCACCGTGGGCGTCTGCACATCGAGGGCAATGCCGTGGACGGGTTCGCCTTCACCAACCGAGCTGGCCGCCCACTGCGCCGCCGAAGACGAACCGGCTACCGCCAAGCCGCCTGA